The following coding sequences are from one Kallotenue papyrolyticum window:
- a CDS encoding sugar ABC transporter ATP-binding protein, with product MAELLELRGISKRFGGIQALDSVDFSLRRGEVMALVGENGAGKSTLIKIIAGVHQPDSGTLAIDGQPVRLRTPAEAQRLGIAVIYQEFNLTPNQTVAENVFLHRPPRRPGLAGRLGLVDHRARAQATGALLNQLGAPIDPQRPVAELSVAQQQLTEIAKALAQNARIIIMDEPTSALPDEEVEVLLAIVRRLRERGVTIVFVSHRLEEIRRIADRVTVLRDGRLVAVLPISEASDERLISLMVGRAIDHLFPKTPLTPGDEVLRVEGLSRRGVLHNVSFSLRRGEILGLAGLIGAGRTETARCIFGADRADSGRILLAGRPVTIRSPRDAVALGIGYVPEDRKQQGLVLEMSVRHNITLGVLHRLTRAGLVRWPAVDRLAYDYAQRLRLRPARIDLPVVQLSGGNQQKVVLAKWLALQPRVLILDEPTRGIDVGAKAEVHALIDQLAQAGIGILLISSELPEVLSMSDRILVMAEGEIVGELSRAQATQERVLELASLKARQRLVATG from the coding sequence ATGGCGGAACTGCTCGAACTACGCGGCATCAGCAAACGCTTCGGTGGCATCCAGGCGCTCGACAGCGTGGATTTCAGCCTGCGCCGTGGCGAGGTGATGGCACTGGTCGGCGAGAACGGTGCGGGCAAATCAACGCTGATCAAGATCATTGCCGGCGTGCACCAGCCCGACAGCGGCACCCTGGCCATCGATGGACAGCCGGTGCGCCTGCGCACGCCGGCGGAAGCGCAGCGCCTGGGCATCGCCGTGATCTACCAGGAGTTCAATCTCACGCCCAACCAGACCGTGGCCGAAAACGTCTTTCTGCACCGGCCACCGCGCCGCCCCGGCCTGGCCGGACGCCTGGGGCTGGTCGATCATCGCGCGCGTGCTCAGGCCACCGGCGCGCTCCTAAACCAGCTCGGCGCGCCGATCGACCCCCAGCGGCCCGTCGCCGAGCTATCGGTCGCGCAGCAGCAACTGACTGAGATCGCCAAGGCGCTGGCCCAAAACGCGCGCATCATTATCATGGATGAGCCGACCTCGGCCTTGCCGGATGAGGAGGTCGAGGTGCTGCTGGCGATCGTGCGCCGCCTGCGCGAGCGGGGCGTAACCATCGTCTTTGTGTCGCACCGCCTGGAAGAAATTCGCCGTATCGCCGATCGCGTGACCGTACTGCGCGATGGCCGGCTGGTCGCCGTACTGCCCATCAGCGAGGCCAGCGACGAGCGTCTGATCAGCCTGATGGTTGGCCGTGCGATCGACCATCTCTTTCCCAAAACGCCGCTCACGCCTGGCGATGAAGTGCTGCGCGTCGAAGGTCTCAGCCGGCGCGGCGTGCTGCACAACGTCAGCTTCAGTCTGCGCCGCGGCGAGATCCTGGGCCTGGCCGGGCTGATCGGTGCGGGGCGCACCGAAACGGCACGCTGCATCTTCGGCGCCGATCGCGCCGATAGCGGACGCATCCTGCTGGCAGGCCGACCGGTGACGATCCGCTCGCCGCGCGACGCGGTGGCGCTGGGCATTGGCTACGTGCCTGAAGATCGCAAGCAGCAGGGCCTGGTGCTGGAGATGAGCGTGCGCCACAACATCACGCTGGGCGTGCTGCATCGCCTGACGCGCGCCGGGCTGGTGCGCTGGCCGGCGGTTGATCGACTGGCCTATGATTATGCGCAGCGTCTCCGGCTGCGGCCGGCGCGCATCGACCTGCCCGTGGTGCAGCTCTCCGGCGGCAATCAGCAAAAGGTGGTGCTGGCCAAATGGCTGGCGCTGCAACCGCGCGTGCTGATCCTGGACGAACCGACACGCGGCATCGACGTAGGCGCCAAGGCCGAGGTCCACGCGCTGATCGACCAGTTGGCGCAGGCCGGTATCGGCATCCTGCTGATCTCATCCGAGCTGCCGGAGGTGCTGAGCATGAGCGATCGCATCCTGGTGATGGCCGAAGGTGAGATTGTCGGTGAGCTAAGCCGGGCACAGGCCACGCAGGAGCGCGTCTTGGAGCTGGCCAGTCTCAAAGCGCGACAGCGTCTGGTCGCAACGGGGTGA
- a CDS encoding ABC transporter permease produces MDTEVKPHGEARPRGSPLRAWLERLARRPEAGIALVLLILMAVLGLATRSFLTADNLFGIVRNYSDIAISALGMTMVIITGGIDLSVGSIMALAGLVAALAVTSWGLPVPLAILVGVLTGGLVGLANGLLIVRLRLVPFIATLGMLGVVRGIVVGTTSGQTVRGFPSAFTWLGQGYLGPVPMPVIVLLIFAVAVGLFLRYHYWGTYIYAIGGNETSARLTGLPVDRVKLFVYLMSGLLSGVAGVLVVSRLGVSAPTQAQGYELNVVAAAVIGGVSLQGGRGTIPGAVLGAIIIGVLYNALVMLRIDTYWQQAFIGGIIILAAIVDVVRQRRG; encoded by the coding sequence ATGGACACCGAGGTCAAACCACACGGCGAAGCGCGTCCACGCGGTAGCCCGCTGCGCGCCTGGCTGGAGCGCCTGGCGCGCCGGCCCGAAGCCGGCATCGCGCTGGTGCTGCTGATCCTCATGGCGGTGCTGGGTCTGGCCACGCGCTCGTTTCTGACCGCCGACAACCTGTTCGGCATCGTCCGCAATTATTCCGACATCGCCATCAGCGCGCTGGGCATGACCATGGTCATCATCACCGGCGGCATCGATCTCTCGGTCGGCTCGATCATGGCGCTGGCCGGGCTGGTGGCGGCGCTGGCAGTCACCAGTTGGGGCCTGCCCGTGCCGCTGGCGATCCTGGTCGGCGTGCTGACGGGCGGCCTGGTGGGCCTGGCCAACGGTCTGCTGATCGTGCGTCTGCGGCTGGTCCCGTTTATCGCCACGCTGGGCATGCTGGGCGTGGTGCGCGGCATTGTCGTGGGCACCACCAGCGGCCAGACCGTGCGCGGCTTTCCGTCGGCCTTCACCTGGCTGGGGCAGGGCTACCTGGGGCCGGTACCCATGCCGGTGATTGTGCTGCTGATCTTCGCCGTCGCCGTGGGCCTGTTTCTGCGCTACCACTACTGGGGTACCTACATCTACGCCATCGGCGGTAACGAGACCAGCGCGCGCCTGACCGGCCTGCCGGTCGATCGCGTCAAACTGTTCGTGTATCTGATGTCCGGCTTGCTCAGCGGCGTGGCCGGCGTGCTGGTCGTGTCGCGGCTGGGCGTGTCGGCGCCGACGCAAGCGCAAGGCTACGAGCTGAATGTGGTCGCCGCGGCGGTGATCGGTGGCGTGAGCCTGCAAGGTGGGCGCGGCACGATCCCCGGCGCGGTGCTGGGCGCGATCATCATCGGCGTACTCTACAACGCGCTGGTGATGTTGCGCATCGATACCTACTGGCAGCAGGCCTTTATCGGCGGCATCATTATCCTGGCGGCGATTGTGGATGTCGTCCGCCAACGGCGCGGCTAG
- a CDS encoding sugar-binding protein: protein MAQQMSRREFLRWLALSGGVVLGGQALVGCGTPGAGSGGGSATSPAGSPAAGGAGRPLTFVWSPKATNNPVFDTARVGAMDKAKELGITVEWVGPAEADAQRQAQLLDDVINRGVDGIGLSCNDPDALKPTIDRAVDRGIPVITWDSDSPQSKRLTFYSQDNTKAAQKAAELFIQFMQDSPNKTYAILTGVPGAQNLEERIKAFRAVVDPAGFELVAIDPCYDDIQRGIEVVENRMAANPDLGGWFMAGAWPLFGDINAMPKLLANKGKTKIVAWDTLPAQLQLVKDGLVQALIGQKYYGWGYDAVGILYDIVVNKKQYPPFVDSGFDVVDSPQKADEFLKKWETNDWR from the coding sequence ATGGCACAGCAGATGTCACGACGCGAGTTTCTGCGGTGGCTGGCGCTCAGCGGTGGCGTGGTGCTGGGCGGTCAGGCGCTGGTGGGCTGTGGCACGCCCGGCGCGGGTTCCGGCGGCGGCAGCGCGACCTCGCCCGCGGGTAGTCCGGCAGCTGGCGGCGCGGGACGCCCGCTGACCTTTGTCTGGTCGCCCAAAGCCACCAACAACCCGGTTTTCGACACGGCGCGCGTCGGCGCCATGGACAAAGCCAAGGAGCTGGGCATCACCGTGGAATGGGTCGGGCCGGCTGAGGCCGATGCCCAACGCCAGGCACAGTTGCTGGACGACGTGATCAATCGCGGCGTGGATGGTATCGGCCTATCGTGCAACGATCCCGACGCGCTCAAGCCGACCATCGATCGGGCCGTAGACCGCGGCATTCCGGTGATCACCTGGGACTCGGACTCGCCGCAGTCCAAACGGCTGACCTTCTATAGCCAGGACAACACCAAGGCCGCGCAGAAGGCCGCTGAGCTGTTTATCCAGTTCATGCAGGACAGCCCCAACAAAACCTACGCGATCCTCACGGGTGTGCCCGGCGCGCAGAACCTGGAGGAGCGTATCAAAGCCTTCCGGGCGGTCGTCGATCCCGCCGGCTTCGAGCTGGTGGCGATCGATCCCTGCTACGACGACATCCAGCGCGGCATCGAGGTAGTCGAGAATCGCATGGCGGCCAATCCCGACCTAGGTGGCTGGTTCATGGCGGGCGCCTGGCCGCTCTTCGGCGACATCAACGCCATGCCCAAGCTGCTGGCCAACAAGGGCAAAACCAAGATCGTCGCCTGGGATACGCTGCCGGCGCAATTGCAACTGGTCAAGGATGGGCTGGTGCAGGCGCTGATCGGCCAGAAATACTACGGCTGGGGCTACGATGCAGTTGGCATTCTGTACGACATCGTGGTCAACAAAAAACAGTATCCACCCTTTGTGGACTCCGGCTTCGATGTGGTGGATAGCCCGCAAAAAGCCGACGAGTTCCTGAAGAAATGGGAGACCAACGATTGGCGTTGA
- a CDS encoding SDR family NAD(P)-dependent oxidoreductase: MLTGRVAIVTGASREIGAAMAEALAAAGAAVVVAHYGEAERAAQVVARIQAGGGRALAVDADLSQVEANRQLVAQAVAAFGRLDIFVANAGLTLWSAFLETTPELWQTLVDLNLKGSFFGAQAAARQMVAQGRDSSGYGGRIVFSSSVTGIQAIPNAAVYGLTKAGLRHLARELAVELGPHGITVNALGIGATRNERNLSVDPAYAEHWAALIPTGRVGEPRDVAQALLFLVSPAAAMVNGHTLMLDGGWTALSPTP, translated from the coding sequence ATGCTGACAGGCAGAGTAGCGATTGTGACCGGCGCGAGTCGCGAGATCGGGGCGGCCATGGCCGAAGCGCTGGCCGCGGCGGGCGCGGCGGTGGTGGTGGCGCACTACGGCGAGGCGGAGCGCGCCGCGCAGGTGGTGGCGCGCATCCAGGCCGGCGGTGGTCGGGCGCTGGCCGTGGATGCCGATCTGTCGCAGGTAGAGGCCAACCGGCAGCTGGTGGCGCAGGCGGTCGCAGCCTTCGGTCGGCTGGACATCTTTGTGGCCAACGCCGGCCTGACGCTGTGGAGCGCCTTTCTGGAGACCACGCCCGAGCTGTGGCAGACGCTGGTCGATCTCAACCTCAAAGGTTCGTTCTTTGGTGCCCAGGCCGCTGCGCGTCAAATGGTCGCCCAGGGACGCGACAGCAGTGGCTACGGCGGACGGATCGTGTTTTCGTCGTCGGTGACCGGCATCCAGGCCATTCCCAACGCTGCGGTGTACGGTCTGACCAAGGCCGGGCTGCGCCACCTGGCGCGCGAGCTGGCGGTGGAGCTGGGACCGCACGGCATCACCGTCAATGCGCTTGGCATCGGCGCAACGCGCAACGAGCGCAACCTGAGCGTCGATCCGGCCTACGCCGAGCACTGGGCCGCGTTGATCCCGACCGGTCGCGTCGGCGAGCCGCGGGATGTCGCCCAGGCGTTGCTCTTTCTGGTCTCGCCCGCGGCGGCGATGGTCAATGGCCATACGCTGATGCTCGACGGCGGCTGGACTGCGCTCAGCCCAACGCCGTGA
- a CDS encoding NAD-dependent epimerase/dehydratase family protein has protein sequence MPEERFLITGALGCIGAWVTHQLVQEGATPVIFDRATDLRRLRLVLTPEELARITLVQGDITDLTALERALDEYAITHVIHLAALQVPFCKADPPLGARVNVVGTVNVFEAVARRRARIPRVVYASSAAVYDAADADPSGLVTHDAPAHPTTLYGVYKQANEGTARVYWQDARVSSIGLRPYIVYGVGRDQGLTSAPSKAMLAAAAGRPFHIPFGGVADYHYAPDVARMFIAAARAPWQGAAIFNLRGSVADMDEVVAAIVAAVPAAAGMITHDTAPLPFPRELEAGPLEEVIGPLPITPLRQAVAETVARFRQALAAGMIDVDSMPG, from the coding sequence ATGCCTGAGGAACGTTTCCTGATCACCGGCGCGCTTGGCTGTATCGGCGCGTGGGTGACGCACCAGCTCGTGCAGGAAGGCGCCACGCCGGTGATCTTTGATCGCGCTACCGACCTCCGGCGCCTGCGTCTGGTGCTGACGCCGGAGGAGCTGGCGCGCATCACCCTGGTGCAGGGTGACATCACCGACCTGACTGCGCTGGAGCGCGCGCTGGACGAGTACGCCATCACGCATGTCATCCATCTGGCCGCGCTGCAAGTCCCCTTCTGCAAAGCCGATCCACCGCTGGGCGCACGTGTCAACGTCGTGGGCACGGTCAACGTCTTCGAGGCGGTCGCCCGTCGCCGCGCGCGCATCCCGCGCGTGGTGTATGCCTCATCGGCCGCGGTCTATGATGCCGCCGATGCCGATCCCAGCGGCCTGGTGACGCACGATGCGCCCGCCCATCCCACCACGCTCTATGGCGTTTACAAGCAGGCCAATGAGGGCACGGCGCGCGTGTACTGGCAGGATGCGCGCGTCAGCAGCATCGGCCTGCGGCCCTACATTGTCTATGGCGTGGGCCGCGATCAGGGCCTGACGTCAGCGCCCTCCAAAGCCATGCTGGCTGCGGCTGCCGGGCGGCCCTTTCACATCCCCTTTGGCGGCGTGGCCGACTACCACTACGCGCCCGATGTTGCGCGTATGTTCATCGCCGCGGCGCGGGCTCCCTGGCAGGGCGCAGCCATCTTCAACCTGCGCGGCAGCGTGGCCGATATGGACGAGGTGGTTGCTGCGATCGTCGCTGCCGTGCCCGCGGCCGCCGGCATGATCACCCATGACACCGCACCGCTACCGTTTCCCCGCGAGTTGGAGGCCGGCCCACTGGAGGAGGTGATCGGCCCGCTGCCGATCACCCCGCTACGCCAGGCCGTGGCCGAGACCGTCGCGCGCTTTCGGCAGGCGCTTGCAGCGGGCATGATCGATGTGGACAGCATGCCTGGCTGA
- the trpD gene encoding anthranilate phosphoribosyltransferase: MLIQDAIRAVVSGRDLTQEQAAAVMEQIMTGEATPAQIAALLTALHLKGETDAEIAGMAEVMREKAVHVHYDGPVLDTCGTGGDAANTFNISTAAAFVAAGAGVTVAKHGNRAMSSRCGSADVLEGLGVNIDLDAEGVSRCLREAGIGFMFAQRFHPAMRYVGPVRREIGIRTAFNVLGPLTNPANAQYQVLGVAAVELAEKLARALSRMGTRHALVVHGTDGVDELSLSAPSLVWEVRAGAEPRRYEIDPQELGLPRAPRAAVLGGTVADNVAIIRGVLSGAQHGPQREIVLLNAAAALLAAERAADWREALALARQSLDSGAAQQRLEAMVRASQA; this comes from the coding sequence ATGCTGATCCAGGATGCGATTCGCGCCGTGGTGAGCGGTCGCGATCTGACGCAGGAACAGGCCGCCGCAGTGATGGAACAGATCATGACCGGCGAGGCCACGCCGGCGCAGATCGCCGCCCTGCTCACCGCGCTGCACCTCAAGGGCGAGACCGATGCCGAGATCGCCGGCATGGCCGAAGTGATGCGCGAAAAGGCCGTGCACGTCCACTACGACGGTCCCGTGCTGGATACCTGCGGCACCGGCGGCGACGCGGCCAACACCTTCAATATCTCGACCGCCGCAGCCTTTGTGGCTGCGGGCGCGGGCGTAACCGTGGCCAAGCACGGCAACCGCGCCATGAGCAGCCGCTGTGGCTCGGCAGATGTGCTGGAAGGGCTGGGCGTTAACATCGACCTGGACGCCGAAGGCGTCAGCCGCTGTCTGCGCGAGGCAGGCATTGGCTTTATGTTCGCGCAGCGCTTCCACCCCGCGATGCGCTATGTCGGCCCGGTGCGCCGCGAGATCGGCATCCGCACGGCCTTCAACGTCCTTGGCCCACTGACCAATCCGGCCAATGCCCAATACCAGGTGCTGGGCGTCGCCGCGGTAGAGCTGGCCGAAAAACTAGCCCGCGCCCTGAGCCGGATGGGCACGCGCCACGCGTTGGTGGTGCACGGCACCGACGGGGTGGACGAGCTGAGCCTGAGCGCGCCGAGTCTGGTGTGGGAGGTGCGCGCCGGCGCCGAGCCACGCCGCTACGAAATCGACCCCCAGGAGCTGGGCCTGCCGCGCGCGCCACGCGCAGCGGTGCTGGGCGGCACGGTGGCCGATAATGTCGCGATCATCCGCGGCGTACTGAGCGGCGCGCAGCACGGTCCACAGCGCGAGATCGTGCTGCTCAACGCTGCGGCAGCGCTGCTGGCCGCCGAACGCGCCGCCGACTGGCGCGAAGCTCTGGCTCTGGCACGCCAGTCACTGGATAGCGGCGCGGCACAGCAGCGCCTGGAGGCAATGGTGCGCGCCAGCCAGGCCTAG